A DNA window from Anaerocolumna sp. AGMB13020 contains the following coding sequences:
- a CDS encoding phospho-sugar mutase, translated as MKDYRNEYEKWLGISTLDADLKEELNSIKDKEEDIKDRFYCDLSFGTAGLRGILGAGTNRMNRYVVGRATKALGKVIKKQGEEFAKKGVAIAHDCRIMSPEFAEMCALIFNSMGIKVYLFDSLRPTPELSYAVRYYGCAAGINITASHNPKIYNGYKVYWEEGSQIKSGIANQILEEIGKMDLFEETQLPAKEEAIKAGLLNIINKEVDESFYEKTMSISLRKEEVDKNIGIVYTPLNGAGNIPVRTVLDRMGYTNVHVVKEQELPDGTFPTIDYPNPEDHAAFALSEKLALSVGADVLIATDPDCDRLAVEVVHKGAIEALNGNQVGVLIINYILTSRKEKGTLPANAAMVKSIVTGEMGSAIAEAYGVKMFNVLTGFKNICALANDWDSTKEYTYVFGYEESIGYNIGSYLRDKDGVAATLILAEMAGYYKRQGKTLIDVLNELYKEYGYYRENTISIVLEGIEGQERIKRMMVEYRKKNAGSIGSSKLVQVTDYELSEATNVLTGEKTSIETEKTDAVQFKFEDGCWYTLRPSGTEPKIKLYIYTKSDTLEKSESKLKEIETAVLGVLHSIK; from the coding sequence ATGAAAGATTACAGAAACGAATATGAAAAATGGCTGGGAATATCCACTTTAGATGCAGATTTAAAAGAAGAACTTAACAGTATCAAAGATAAAGAGGAGGATATCAAGGACCGTTTCTACTGTGATTTATCCTTTGGTACCGCTGGTCTTAGAGGAATACTTGGGGCAGGTACCAATCGTATGAACCGCTACGTTGTAGGAAGAGCAACAAAAGCACTGGGTAAAGTTATTAAGAAACAAGGAGAAGAATTTGCAAAAAAGGGTGTTGCAATTGCACATGACTGCCGTATAATGTCCCCTGAGTTTGCTGAAATGTGTGCCCTGATATTTAACAGCATGGGAATCAAGGTGTACCTGTTCGATTCCTTAAGACCTACTCCGGAATTATCCTACGCAGTCCGTTATTACGGTTGTGCGGCAGGGATTAATATTACCGCGAGCCATAATCCTAAAATATATAACGGCTATAAAGTATATTGGGAAGAGGGTTCCCAGATAAAGTCCGGTATAGCCAATCAGATACTGGAAGAAATCGGTAAGATGGATTTGTTTGAAGAAACACAACTTCCTGCAAAAGAAGAAGCTATAAAAGCGGGCTTGTTAAATATTATTAATAAAGAAGTGGATGAGAGCTTTTACGAGAAGACCATGTCCATCTCCCTAAGAAAAGAAGAGGTGGATAAGAATATTGGTATCGTCTATACTCCCTTAAACGGTGCCGGTAACATTCCTGTCCGTACAGTCCTGGACAGAATGGGGTACACTAACGTTCATGTAGTAAAAGAACAGGAACTGCCCGATGGTACCTTCCCGACCATAGATTATCCCAATCCGGAAGATCATGCAGCCTTTGCCTTAAGCGAGAAACTGGCTCTTTCTGTTGGGGCGGACGTATTAATCGCTACGGATCCTGACTGTGACAGGCTTGCAGTTGAAGTGGTTCACAAGGGAGCAATCGAAGCCTTAAACGGAAACCAGGTAGGGGTCCTTATCATCAACTATATTTTGACCTCCAGGAAGGAGAAAGGAACGCTTCCTGCCAATGCAGCAATGGTTAAATCCATTGTAACCGGAGAAATGGGAAGTGCCATAGCAGAGGCATATGGCGTGAAGATGTTTAACGTACTTACTGGCTTTAAGAATATCTGCGCACTGGCAAATGACTGGGATAGTACGAAGGAATATACTTACGTATTTGGATATGAAGAAAGTATCGGTTATAACATCGGCAGCTACCTAAGAGACAAAGACGGTGTGGCAGCAACCCTGATTCTTGCAGAGATGGCAGGTTACTATAAACGCCAGGGAAAAACTTTAATCGATGTATTAAACGAATTGTATAAAGAATATGGTTATTACCGTGAAAATACCATTTCTATTGTCCTGGAAGGTATTGAAGGACAGGAAAGAATCAAGCGAATGATGGTAGAATACCGTAAGAAGAATGCAGGTTCTATTGGAAGCTCCAAGCTGGTACAGGTAACGGACTATGAACTCTCAGAAGCTACCAATGTACTTACAGGTGAGAAGACATCCATTGAAACAGAGAAGACAGATGCTGTCCAGTTTAAGTTTGAGGATGGCTGCTGGTATACTTTAAGGCCCTCTGGTACAGAACCAAAGATTAAACTATATATCTATACGAAATCAGATACGCTTGAAAAGTCAGAGAGTAAATTAAAAGAGATCGAAACAGCCGTACTGGGTGTATTACACAGTATAAAATAA
- a CDS encoding NUDIX hydrolase — MQGYNCIMVFSTDSKELLFCKRKKDPYKGLYNLVGGKIEPGEEGMTAAYRELLEETGISDNDIELSHMMDFTYYNQNCYVEVYAGTLKRDVELREEANPLVWLGITENYFDLSRFAGEGNIGHMLEQVLLYGRGDK; from the coding sequence ATGCAGGGATATAATTGTATCATGGTATTTAGCACAGACAGTAAGGAACTGTTGTTTTGCAAGAGGAAAAAAGACCCTTATAAGGGATTATATAATCTGGTTGGAGGCAAGATCGAACCAGGAGAAGAAGGAATGACAGCTGCCTACCGAGAGTTACTGGAGGAAACGGGTATAAGTGACAATGACATCGAACTTTCCCATATGATGGACTTTACTTATTATAACCAGAATTGTTATGTTGAAGTTTATGCCGGTACCCTGAAGCGGGATGTTGAGTTACGAGAAGAGGCGAATCCTCTTGTATGGCTTGGAATTACGGAGAATTATTTTGACCTGTCCCGTTTTGCAGGAGAAGGGAATATAGGGCATATGTTAGAACAGGTGCTGCTTTATGGAAGGGGAGACAAATAG